In Mercurialis annua linkage group LG5, ddMerAnnu1.2, whole genome shotgun sequence, a single genomic region encodes these proteins:
- the LOC126682626 gene encoding BAG family molecular chaperone regulator 2-like, whose translation MMKFRSKRFCRGSFKFCGNNNNKGSEKANCENIYNNSEVKWEVRPGGMLVQKRDSGDSVAELISINVSTLSHFHLISIEATSTFGELKMVLSLVSGLEPREQRLLFKGKEREDSEYLHMVGVRDKDKVFLLEDPAIKEMKLHSMPRGQSIGTPCITV comes from the exons ATGATGAAGTTTAGGTCTAAGAGGTTTTGCAGAGGCAGTTTTAAGTTTTgtggaaataataataataaaggaaGTGAAAAGGCGAATTGTgaaaacatttacaataataGTGAAGTGAAATGGGAGGTTAGGCCTGGGGGCATGCTTGTTCAGAAAAGAGACTCCGGTGATAGTGTTGCAGAGTTGATCTCTATCAATGTCTCTACTCTTTCTCACTTCCATCTTATTTCTATTGAGGCTACCTCAACCTTCG GGGAACTAAAGATGGTATTGTCATTGGTAAGTGGGTTGGAACCAAGAGAGCAAAGATTATTGTTCAAAGGAAAAGAAAGGGAAGATAGTGAATATTTACACATGGTTGGGGTTAGAGACAAGGACAAGGTGTTCTTGTTAGAAGATCCTGCTATCAAGGAGATGAAACTTCATAGCATGCCACGTGGCCAATCCATTGGAACTCCTTGTATAACTGTATAA